From Rattus rattus isolate New Zealand chromosome 17, Rrattus_CSIRO_v1, whole genome shotgun sequence, the proteins below share one genomic window:
- the Nudt21 gene encoding cleavage and polyadenylation specificity factor subunit 5, which produces MSVVPPNRSQTGWPRGVNQFGNKYIQQTKPLTLERTINLYPLTNYTFGTKEPLYEKDSSVAARFQRMREEFDKIGMRRTVEGVLIVHEHRLPHVLLLQLGTTFFKLPGGELNPGEDEVEGLKRLMTEILGRQDGVLQDWVIDDCIGNWWRPNFEPPQYPYIPAHITKPKEHKKLFLVQLQEKALFAVPKNYKLVAAPLFELYDNAPGYGPIISSLPQLLSRFNFIYN; this is translated from the exons ATGTCTGTGGTGCCGCCCAATCGCTCACAGACGGGCTGGCCCCGGGGGGTCAACCAATTCGGCAACAAGTACATCCAGCAAACCAAGCCCCTCACCCTGGAGCGCACCATTAACCT GTACCCACTTACCAACTATACTTTTGGTACAAAGGAGCCCCTCTATGAGAAGGACAGCTCTGTGGCGGCCAGATTTCAGCGCATGCGGGAAGAATTTGATAAGATTGGGATGAGAAGGACTGTAGAAGGGGTTCTGATCGTACACGAGCACCGCCTGCCCCACGTGCTACTGCTACAGCTGGGAACAACCTTCTTCAAACT ACCTGGCGGTGAACTTAACCCAGGAGAAGATGAAGTTGAAGGACTAAAACGCTTAATGACAGAG ATACTGGGTCGTCAAGATGGAGTCCTGCAAGACTGGGTCATCGATGACTGCATTGGGAACTGGTGGAGACCAAATTTTGAACCTCCTCAG TACCCGTATATTCCTGCACATATAACAAAGCCCAAGGAACATAAGAAGTTGTTTCTGGTTCAGCTTCAAGAGAAAG CCTTGTTTGCGGTCCCTAAAAATTACAAGCTGGTAGCTGCACCGTTGTTTGAACTGTACGACAATGCGCCGGGATACGGACCCATCATTTCTAGTCTTCCTCAGCTGTTGAGCAG gtttaattttatatacaaCTGA